Genomic window (Drosophila ananassae strain 14024-0371.13 chromosome 3L, ASM1763931v2, whole genome shotgun sequence):
TGGACCTCTATTCGTGGAGATCCACTGTCTGATCAACACCTCGCAGGGCAAGGGTGAGTGCGACTAATCTATACGATTGAATGAACTCTAGAATCTTCATTTTAGATCCGTCGGGTGTGGAGGACAATGTTGTCAACCTGCCAGCCCAACAGCAGCCGCTTGCCCTCGCCCAGGGCCCGCCCTCTGGCATACCCAGCTACATTGCCTCTGGCACCCACTACTTCGGAGATGCTCGCTACCGTTTCATAGTGCTTCCCCGCTTCGATCGCGACCTGCACTCGCTGATCAGGAACTCGCGGATGCAGCAAAAGTCACTGCTCGTGCTCGCCATTCACATAATCGATGTGCTGGAGCACCTGCACGACAAAGGATACTGTCACAACGACATCAAGGCCCAGAACCTCATGGTGTCCAAGTGCAAGTATCTGAAGAGGCAGGCGGTGCGAGTGGGCGCAGCTGCCGATGTGAAGAACAAGGGGAATAACTTCGATGACCACTACGACGAGAAGCAGCAGACCACGGACAGTGGCAACAGTTCCGAGCAGGAGACCAACGATGATGACTTCTTTCTGAAGAGAGAACGGTTCCCTCTCAAACGGCTTGCACATATCGATCAGGAGGACGACGAGGATGAGGATTTCGATGACGGTGCCACGTcgaacagcaacaacagcaacagcatgGATGTCTATCACACGCCCATAAACAAGAAGCGTCGTGGCCGCAACAACGTTCAGTTCAGTGGCTCCAATCCAGTGCGATCGTGCCGCCGCGAGAAACGAAACTCCATGTACGAGGAAATGGTCAAGTCGCATTACCTGCGCCCCACCAAGCGCATCAGCTACCGCGAAGAGTTCAACGAGGCGGGGGATCCCATTAAGGCCAGCGAGGATAATAGCGATCAGTCGGCCGAGTCTTCCGACAACGAGTCCGAGGAGTTCATTCCACCCTCCGAGCGCCGATCGACGATCAAGAGGGGAAGGCCTGCCTTGGCCTCGAGCGCCAAGAAAGGACCTGCTCCGACTCGGGCCAAGCGAAATCAGGAGAAGGTTAAGAAGGAACCGCTTGGCGGGAACAGACCGCGCGGAAGGGGCAACAAGCTGGTGGAGAATCAGCCTCCCACAGAGTACCAGTTTGTGCCGGTGGAGGAGGAGCACGTGTTCCTTATCGACTTTGGATTGGCCTCCAAGTACCAGGATCGCGGTGTCCATCGCCCCTTCATCATGGATCAGCGGCGGGCGCATGACGGCACTTTGGAGTTTACCTCGCGGGACGCCCATCTGGGTGCCCATTCGCGGCGCAGCGATCTCGAGTGCCTGGGCTATAACCTGGTTTACTGGTCCGAGGGTTGCCTGCCCTGGAAGGACGCGGcccagcaacaacagcaggaGAAGGTACATCGCGCCAAGGAGCTGTTCATGACTGATGTGCCGGAGATGCTGCGCCAGTTCTATGGCAAGCAAGTTCCTAAATACCTTGGTGAGTTCCTGCAGCAGATCGGCAAGCTGGCGTACCAGGAACGACCAAATTATGAGCGCTATCGCAACATCTTCCGCAACGAGTACCAGAATCTGGGCTTCGATCTGGACAAGATGCGCCTGAGCAGCGAGGAGATCCAGCGCACCTGCGTCTCAGTCAAAGATGAAGTGGACGCCAGCAGATGCGACATCTTCGAGTTGAACAACAAGATCACGGCGAATGTTATGCGAAATGCCGCGTTGAGCACTCCCTTCCAGGAGCATGCGCTAACCAACCGTGTCTCTCCGAAAAATCTCCGCTCCAAGTCGAGCAAGAAGACGACGAAAAAGAAGTTCTCGTGGGCGGAGGTCCTCTCCCAGGATCCCGACCAAATAGCCCGGGAACGAGCAGTCAAGGAGTTCGAGCGGGAGGAGTCCATTTGCCCGCTGCAATCCCGTCTTCCCAGACGCTATGACGGAAAGCCCACGTATGCGATACTGGCTGTCGAGCAGAGTCGACGCGACAAGGGTCTGGTCGTTCAGGAGCATATTAGGGAAGAATTGAACGAGGAcgatgaggaggaggatgaTGAACAAAAtgaagaggaggaggaacaCATTGATGAACAGGAGGAGGAAGGAAAGGAAGAGGTTGAAGAGGtgagttttcttttatttatggcCTGTGTTTCGTTATTAAAGTACTCTTCATTTAGGAGGAAGTGGATGGTAGCGATAATTCCAATCAGATCGCTCGGGCTGGGCGCGGCCGACCCAAGGGCAGTGGTCGCAAGAGGACCACCAGCAAGCCTGGCCAGGCACCATCACAGCCGCCGGTGAAGTGTAGCAGCAACCGTGTAGCAGCTCGGCGACTCGGCGCTGTGAGTAAGATCCGCTCCACTCCTCTGTCAGCGGTGGCCAGTAACAAACGTGGCTGTGCCACACGCAAGGagaacaccaccaccactaccagCACCACACTGGCCTCAGCTACCGGCGAGCCAGCGGGCGAGAGGAAACTGAAGACGGGCGGCCGAGATAAGTCGGCGCCACAAACTGGCCGACAACCTAAGCAGCGGCAGACCCGCCGCTGCCTCTATAAGACTGAATCACAACTCGGCGAGAACGATGTGGAGAACAATGCGAACCTGCTGGAAGTGCAGAACCTTTATGGCGAATACGATGACGAGAACAACTACGGCAAGGGGCGCCACGTCCACGCGTCCAGGCATTGCCGCAAATGATTGCTAGATGACAGTAAGGAATAGGATTAGGGACCGTAAACGAAGAGAGAGCAATGGACGCATAAGAAGGATAGTTCTAGGTCAGAGAAGCGAAGGCAATGCCAAATGCAAAAgctaaacagaaaaaaaggaaaacctaAATTCGTTTCAAGTATTTTTAGTGGTAATTAAGTCAGGTCGGTGCAGGATAAGGCTGCAATCCAACAGGACAGATCCTACTTATATGCATATTATCGGCTTTACCTTGTAATTGGATTTTTGCACATTAAAGATATAAGTTTCGGTTTAGAACGTCAATATAGTAGGAAAGCGCGCTCAGCTCCATTGGGaagatgttgttgaattatttttttcatttttgaatacCATGTAGTCCCCAGTTGTAAGAGatattgtgtgtgtgtgttttttaaaCCGAGCCCCAGGAGCAGTGCCCTGTAAGTTATGATTGGCCTTGATAGCGAAATCCTtgattatattatattttaataattatcaCCACACCACCCCCTATCCCTATGTTAGTTTGTTAGTCCCGATAGTATACACCGATGTAAGAGCCCCCGTTTTCAACAACATTTCATCAAGCAAGGTACAGCAAGGTACATACTCTCCTCAAAAagtatttaatataaattagaTAATGGTTACTTCATAAACAATGATAAAGATCTAAGTTAGGAATTACTTGTATAAACAAGCAgcggaaataaataaact
Coding sequences:
- the LOC6495491 gene encoding uncharacterized protein LOC6495491 isoform X1 translates to MGKRLQLERSPTDRSIRKRKRSAIKAAEKHQRVDGPNTFEFHENDDEDSSSSGSAAGREGARMEVDQLVPATLMHTPQARSLLLTGASFASDHNNSSVTESPRPVYTLRPSVVNGTILRDVLSKAWRLGRPIGKGNFGEIFLASDDTVCPTSSENAKYVVKIEPHSNGPLFVEIHCLINTSQGKDPSGVEDNVVNLPAQQQPLALAQGPPSGIPSYIASGTHYFGDARYRFIVLPRFDRDLHSLIRNSRMQQKSLLVLAIHIIDVLEHLHDKGYCHNDIKAQNLMVSKCKYLKRQAVRVGAAADVKNKGNNFDDHYDEKQQTTDSGNSSEQETNDDDFFLKRERFPLKRLAHIDQEDDEDEDFDDGATSNSNNSNSMDVYHTPINKKRRGRNNVQFSGSNPVRSCRREKRNSMYEEMVKSHYLRPTKRISYREEFNEAGDPIKASEDNSDQSAESSDNESEEFIPPSERRSTIKRGRPALASSAKKGPAPTRAKRNQEKVKKEPLGGNRPRGRGNKLVENQPPTEYQFVPVEEEHVFLIDFGLASKYQDRGVHRPFIMDQRRAHDGTLEFTSRDAHLGAHSRRSDLECLGYNLVYWSEGCLPWKDAAQQQQQEKVHRAKELFMTDVPEMLRQFYGKQVPKYLGEFLQQIGKLAYQERPNYERYRNIFRNEYQNLGFDLDKMRLSSEEIQRTCVSVKDEVDASRCDIFELNNKITANVMRNAALSTPFQEHALTNRVSPKNLRSKSSKKTTKKKFSWAEVLSQDPDQIARERAVKEFEREESICPLQSRLPRRYDGKPTYAILAVEQSRRDKGLVVQEHIREELNEDDEEEDDEQNEEEEEHIDEQEEEGKEEVEEEEVDGSDNSNQIARAGRGRPKGSGRKRTTSKPGQAPSQPPVKCSSNRVAARRLGAVSKIRSTPLSAVASNKRGCATRKENTTTTTSTTLASATGEPAGERKLKTGGRDKSAPQTGRQPKQRQTRRCLYKTESQLGENDVENNANLLEVQNLYGEYDDENNYGKGRHVHASRHCRK
- the LOC6495491 gene encoding uncharacterized protein LOC6495491 isoform X2, whose protein sequence is MGKRLQLERSPTDRSIRKRKRSAIKAAEKHQRVDGPNTFEFHENDDEDSSSSGSAAGREGARMEVDQLVPATLMHTPQARSLLLTGASFASDHNNSSVTESPRPVYTLRPSVVNGTILRDVLSKAWRLGRPIGKGNFGEIFLASDDTVCPTSSENAKYVVKIEPHSNGPLFVEIHCLINTSQGKDPSGVEDNVVNLPAQQQPLALAQGPPSGIPSYIASGTHYFGDARYRFIVLPRFDRDLHSLIRNSRMQQKSLLVLAIHIIDVLEHLHDKGYCHNDIKAQNLMVSKCKYLKRQAVRVGAAADVKNKGNNFDDHYDEKQQTTDSGNSSEQETNDDDFFLKRERFPLKRLAHIDQEDDEDEDFDDGATSNSNNSNSMDVYHTPINKKRRGRNNVQFSGSNPVRSCRREKRNSMYEEMVKSHYLRPTKRISYREEFNEAGDPIKASEDNSDQSAESSDNESEEFIPPSERRSTIKRGRPALASSAKKGPAPTRAKRNQEKVKKEPLGGNRPRGRGNKLVENQPPTEYQFVPVEEEHVFLIDFGLASKYQDRGVHRPFIMDQRRAHDGTLEFTSRDAHLGAHSRRSDLECLGYNLVYWSEGCLPWKDAAQQQQQEKVHRAKELFMTDVPEMLRQFYGKQVPKYLGEFLQQIGKLAYQERPNYERYRNIFRNEYQNLGFDLDKMRLSSEEIQRTCVSVKDEVDASRCDIFELNNKITANVMRNAALSTPFQEHALTNRVSPKNLRSKSSKKTTKKKFSWAEVLSQDPDQIARERAVKEFEREESICPLQSRLPRRYDGKPTYAILAVEQSRRDKGLVVQEHIREELNEDDEEEDDEQNEEEEEHIDEQEEEGKEEVEEEVDGSDNSNQIARAGRGRPKGSGRKRTTSKPGQAPSQPPVKCSSNRVAARRLGAVSKIRSTPLSAVASNKRGCATRKENTTTTTSTTLASATGEPAGERKLKTGGRDKSAPQTGRQPKQRQTRRCLYKTESQLGENDVENNANLLEVQNLYGEYDDENNYGKGRHVHASRHCRK